One Hemibagrus wyckioides isolate EC202008001 linkage group LG07, SWU_Hwy_1.0, whole genome shotgun sequence DNA segment encodes these proteins:
- the mylk4a gene encoding myosin light chain kinase 2, skeletal/cardiac muscle isoform X3 encodes MWSTSMENFLKGRDMWLLSRMCVMASYLWQKLWDLLSYRRKHRSLRRSSSSSHAQKTTSIKPSKRTKVLNLAFEPSSLKAPDKLKLHGPKNFLSSKKSFKFLDSSISLPSELKDHKFKEGKEKSHLSFKGLKALKKKKPPDTTDSSSVKKQALLLEEVQKLNRENAERSMSSTGSEAEEPLSQNLLDFIQDKAKDPAIEQEELLSESQESITSPELKEEEEKAEEPKTEDIQDKEDETVKSKEEEEVKEVIKQESKEEECSMVKVIEEENAVTPQSCEPEPLHEVAKISEPEKGLELQTCEKDSEEMKENEKQMHVPQDLCGVFKADGVEIHLDFSKINKTEEEQFDDGECEQFFIDCTPPPPAPFNHRVVSAKPNQISNFYTINHQEIIGGGRFGQVHKCIENSSGLTLAAKIIKARSPKEKDVVKNEIQVMNQLDHANLIQLYAAYESRNDIILVLEYVNGGELFDRIIDENYTLTELDTVMFVRQICEGLRYMHKMYIIHLDLKPENILCVSRVTNKVKIIDFGLARKYIPREKLRVNFGTPEFLAPEVINYDFVSFNTDMWSLGVIVYMLLSGLSPFLGDDDNETLNNILACHWNFEESEFLGISDEAKDFISKLLVYNKSWRIGASEALKHPWLSDPLLHHHLYKKKNMCHSRRNSCVPES; translated from the exons AAAACTACCTCTATTAAACCCAGTAAAAGGACAAAAGTGTTAAACCTGGCATTTGAGCCCAGCAGCCTGAAGGCTCCTGATAAACTAAAGCTTCATGGACCAAAGAATTTCCTTTCCTCAAAGAAATCCTTCAAATTTCTTGACTCATCCATATCATTGCCttcagaa CTGAAGGATCACAAGTTTAAAGAAGGGAAGGAAAAAAGTCACCTGAGCTTTAAGGGGCTGAAGGCgctgaagaaaaagaagccCCCAGACACTACAG ACTCCTCCTCTGTGAAGAAACAAGCCCTGCTGCTGGAGGAAGTTCAGAAGCTGAACAGAGAGAATGCTGAACGCTCCATGTCATCCACAGGGTCGGAGGCTGAGGAGCCTCTTAGCCAAAATCTTCTGGATTTCATCCAGGATAAAGCCAAAGATCCTGCAATTGAACAAGAGGAGCTTTTATCAGAAAGTCAGGAGAGCATCACCTCTCCAGAGTtaaaagaagaggaggagaaagctGAGGAGCCAAAAACTGAAGATATTCAGGATAAAGAGGACGAGACAGTTAAATctaaagaagaggaggaggtcaAAGAGGTGATTAAGCAAGAGAGCAAAGAGGAAGAATGTTCCATGGTCAAAGTTATAGAGGAGGAGAATGCTGTGACACCACAGAG CTGTGAACCTGAACCGCTGCACGAAGTCGCCAAGATCAGTGAGCCAGAGAAGGGCCTTGAACTCCAGACCTGTGAAAAAGACAGcgaggaaatgaaagaaaatgaaaagcaaaTGCATGTTCCTCAagatctgtgtggagttttcaaAGCGGACGGAGTCGAAATCCATTTAGACTTTAGCAAAATTAACAAAACGGAAGAGGAACAATTTGACGATGGCGAGTGCGAGCAGTTCTTCATCG ATTGCACCCCTCCACCTCCAGCTCCCTTCAACCACCGTGTGGTTTCAGCCAAACCCAACCAGATCAGCAATTTCTACACCATCAACCACCAGGAGATCATTGGAGG AGGCCGTTTTGGTCAGGTGCACAAATGCATTGAAAATTCCTCCGGACTCACCCTGGCCGCCAAGATCATAAAAGCACGGAGTCCAAAGGAAAAG GATGTGGTGAAGAATGAGATTCAGGTCATGAACCAGTTGGACCATGCCAATCTGATCCAGCTCTATGCTGCCTATGAATCCAGGAACGACATCATCCTCGTCCTCGAATA TGTAAATGGTGGTGAGCTCTTCGACCGGATTATCGACGAGAACTACACCCTGACAGAGCTGGACACGGTCATGTTCGTCCGACAGATCTGTGAGGGTCTGCGCTATATGCACAAAATGTACATCATCCATCTGGACCTGAAG cCTGAGAATATCCTGTGTGTTAGCAGAGTGACAAACAAAGTCAAGATCATCGACTTTGGACTGGCAAGAAA ATACATACCCCGAGAGAAGTTGCGAGTGAATTTTGGTACACCAGAGTTTCTCGCCCCGGAGGTTATCAACTATGACTTTGTGTCTTTCAACACGGACATGTGGAGCCTCGGAGTCATCGTCTACATGCT CCTGAGTGGTTTGTCCCCATTTCTCGGAGATGATGATAACGAGACACTGAACAACATCCTGGCCTGCCACTGGAACTTTGAGGAAAGCGAGTTCTTAGGCATTTCAGATGAGGCCAAGGACTTCATCTCCAAACTGCTTGTCTACAATAAAAG ttggaGGATAGGTGCAAGTGAAGCTCTGAAGCATCCTTGGCTGTCAGACCCATTGCTTCATCATCACCTTTACAAAAAG AAGAACATGTGTCATTCACGTCGAAATTCATGTGTTCCTGAGAGCTAA